The Candidatus Palauibacter australiensis DNA segment AGCGCGTTGCCGCCGATCGCGCCGCCCGCGTGCCCAACGGCGCGGCGCCCGCCCCCTCTCGAGGGCGGGAAGAGGCGCCAGCCGATCCCGACCCCGATCTCCTCGCCGGAGGCAGTGCGCTGGGATGTCCATACGAGGTCCAGCGTCTCCTGGCTGAAGAGTCCCGGCTCGACGTGCGCGTGGGCGAAGCGCAGCAGGTCCTCCGTCGTGGAGAGGAAGCCGCCCCCGGCCCACTTGTGGGAATTGTCGATGTAGCGGGCGTTGATGAGGCGGCCGTCCGGCGTGCGGTCGTAGGGGCGCGCGCGGTTCACGATCAGGCTGTCGGTGTGGTCTCCGCCCGTGCGGAGCATCCCGAGCGGCTCGAACACCTCCTCGCCCAGGTACCGCAGGAACCCGCGTCCGGAAGCCGCCGCGATCACGGCGCTCATGAGGTTGAACCCATAGCTCGAATAGGACCATTCGGTCCCGGGCGTCGCGACGAGCGGGTCGTCCCGGA contains these protein-coding regions:
- a CDS encoding serine hydrolase, whose translation is RDDPLVATPGTEWSYSSYGFNLMSAVIAAASGRGFLRYLGEEVFEPLGMLRTGGDHTDSLIVNRARPYDRTPDGRLINARYIDNSHKWAGGGFLSTTEDLLRFAHAHVEPGLFSQETLDLVWTSQRTASGEEIGVGIGWRLFPPSRGGGRRAVGHAGGAIGGNALLIIYPDDGVAVAVAANVADIGYPQGGALVFGDAIYEIADLFIEAR